From Halanaeroarchaeum sulfurireducens, a single genomic window includes:
- the cmk gene encoding (d)CMP kinase: protein MLITISGPIGSGKSTAARALAEELDYDHVSGGDIFRSLAEERGYTPLEFNKLAEEDDQIDRDLDRRLRQTAREEDDLVLESRLSGWMAGEYADIRVWLDAPESVRAGRVAEREGTALEEAKRTLHARAESEVVRYRRYYDIDFSDRSIYDLSVNTARWGPEGVREIVRTAVAEYEQGDDEGAFPIEGVNYEF from the coding sequence ATGTTGATCACCATTTCCGGTCCCATCGGCAGCGGAAAGAGTACCGCCGCCAGGGCGCTCGCCGAGGAGCTCGACTACGACCACGTCTCCGGCGGCGACATCTTCCGCTCGCTGGCCGAGGAACGAGGCTATACCCCCCTCGAGTTCAACAAACTCGCCGAGGAGGACGACCAGATCGACCGGGACCTGGACCGTCGACTCCGCCAAACCGCCCGCGAAGAAGACGATCTCGTCCTGGAGTCGCGCCTGTCTGGCTGGATGGCCGGGGAGTACGCCGACATCCGCGTCTGGCTCGACGCCCCGGAGTCGGTCCGGGCAGGTCGCGTCGCAGAGCGCGAAGGAACGGCATTAGAGGAGGCGAAACGAACCCTGCACGCACGCGCGGAAAGCGAGGTCGTCCGGTACCGCCGGTACTACGACATCGACTTCTCCGACCGCTCGATCTACGACCTGTCGGTGAACACGGCCCGCTGGGGGCCGGAGGGCGTCAGGGAGATCGTGCGGACCGCCGTCGCCGAGTACGAACAGGGCGACGATGAGGGAGCGTTCCCCATCGAAGGCGTCAACTACGAGTTCTGA
- a CDS encoding RNA-guided pseudouridylation complex pseudouridine synthase subunit Cbf5: protein MSELRAPPDDRDPDALIEFGVLNLDKPPGPSAHQVSAWVRDLTGVEKAAHAGTLDPKVTGCLPELLGSATRLAPALLEGAKSYVAVLELHDDPPTELESIVGEFEGEIYQKPPKKSAVARRLRTRTVYDLDVLEIEGRQVLLNIRCESGTYVRKLCHDIGLALGTGAHMGDLRRTGTDPFDDTDLATLYDLADALAVWREDGDASWLREVVHPAERALTHLPRVTIARTAATSVAEGAPVYAPGVIDAENATEDELIACYTPNGAAICLGRLVGDPDAAKGEVVNLERVLV from the coding sequence ATGTCCGAGCTTCGCGCACCGCCAGACGACAGGGACCCGGACGCTCTCATCGAGTTCGGGGTACTCAACCTGGACAAACCACCCGGCCCCTCTGCCCACCAGGTTTCTGCGTGGGTCCGAGACCTGACGGGCGTCGAGAAGGCCGCCCACGCGGGGACACTCGATCCGAAGGTCACGGGATGTCTCCCGGAGTTACTCGGATCGGCCACCCGGCTCGCACCGGCCCTGCTCGAGGGCGCGAAGTCCTACGTGGCCGTCCTCGAACTCCACGACGATCCGCCGACGGAGCTGGAATCGATCGTCGGCGAGTTCGAGGGTGAGATCTACCAGAAACCGCCGAAAAAGAGCGCCGTCGCACGTCGCCTGCGCACGCGCACCGTGTACGACCTCGACGTCCTCGAAATCGAGGGGCGACAGGTGCTCCTGAACATACGCTGTGAGAGCGGCACGTACGTGCGAAAGCTCTGTCACGACATCGGCCTCGCTCTCGGCACCGGCGCGCACATGGGTGACCTCCGGCGGACCGGTACCGATCCCTTCGACGACACCGATCTGGCCACACTGTACGACCTCGCCGACGCCCTGGCCGTCTGGAGAGAAGACGGGGACGCCTCGTGGCTCCGCGAGGTGGTTCACCCCGCGGAGCGTGCCCTCACCCACCTTCCGAGAGTCACCATCGCCCGGACCGCCGCCACGTCGGTCGCAGAGGGAGCACCCGTCTATGCCCCGGGCGTGATCGACGCCGAGAACGCCACTGAGGACGAACTCATCGCCTGCTACACGCCGAACGGTGCCGCCATCTGTCTCGGTCGGCTGGTGGGGGATCCGGACGCGGCGAAGGGCGAGGTCGTGAACCTGGAACGCGTCCTGGTGTAG
- a CDS encoding TspO/MBR family protein: protein MASNSRLWSLPNRRPWLSLLFAIIGTELVGASGSIFTSMGLSTWYPTLTRPAIAPPDWIFAPVWTVLFALMGVAVWLVWRKASGERAHAARLALALFAGHFVVNIAWSAVYFGLQSLRGGLVVIVVLWALIVATIGAFARVDRRAGLLLVPYLAWVSFAAYLNYAFWAVN, encoded by the coding sequence ATGGCCTCGAATTCCCGACTCTGGTCGCTACCGAACCGCCGCCCGTGGCTCTCGTTACTGTTTGCCATCATCGGCACAGAACTCGTCGGCGCGTCGGGATCGATCTTCACCTCGATGGGGCTGTCGACGTGGTACCCCACGCTCACGCGTCCCGCTATCGCCCCACCGGACTGGATCTTTGCCCCGGTATGGACGGTGCTGTTCGCCCTGATGGGAGTCGCCGTATGGCTCGTGTGGCGAAAGGCAAGCGGGGAACGGGCCCACGCGGCCCGCCTCGCACTGGCCCTCTTCGCCGGTCACTTCGTGGTCAATATCGCGTGGTCGGCCGTGTACTTCGGGCTTCAGTCGCTTCGTGGCGGACTGGTCGTCATCGTGGTGCTGTGGGCGCTCATCGTCGCGACCATCGGCGCGTTCGCCCGGGTCGACCGGCGCGCTGGACTCCTGCTCGTCCCCTATCTCGCGTGGGTGAGTTTCGCCGCATACCTGAACTACGCCTTCTGGGCAGTCAATTGA